A window from Trinickia violacea encodes these proteins:
- a CDS encoding substrate-binding domain-containing protein, with product MLHAHTGVQQSYILRSTTMCDLYRVVRLCAALGFGVALIVSTPSHSAEPIHVYGPGGPAPAMKAAAVEFAKKTGIEVDVTAGPTPQWADAAHANADLIYSGSEDMMSGFVAKFGDELDANSAEPLYLRPAVILVRPGNPHHIRGIVDLWRGDAHVMVVDGSGQNGLWEDLVGRDGDIRQVRALRRNIVAFAPNTAEALKRWNSDPSVDAWIVYNIWAVAHPGIADIVPVESRYRLYRDCGVVLTQRGTGNADAHRFVEFLESPEGLRIFRQYGWTDRSQGPQ from the coding sequence TTGCTGCATGCCCACACGGGTGTGCAGCAGAGCTACATTTTAAGGAGTACTACCATGTGTGACCTTTACCGTGTGGTCCGGCTCTGCGCCGCGTTGGGTTTCGGCGTTGCGTTGATTGTCAGCACACCATCCCATTCGGCGGAACCTATTCATGTGTATGGTCCCGGCGGCCCCGCACCAGCCATGAAGGCCGCCGCCGTGGAGTTTGCGAAGAAAACGGGTATCGAAGTCGACGTGACTGCGGGCCCGACCCCGCAGTGGGCCGATGCGGCCCACGCCAACGCCGACCTGATTTACTCCGGCTCCGAAGACATGATGTCCGGATTCGTTGCAAAGTTCGGTGACGAATTGGACGCCAATAGCGCGGAACCACTTTACTTGCGTCCAGCCGTCATCCTCGTGCGACCCGGCAATCCGCACCACATTCGCGGCATTGTCGACCTATGGCGCGGTGATGCGCATGTCATGGTGGTAGACGGCTCGGGCCAGAACGGCCTCTGGGAGGATCTCGTCGGCAGGGATGGCGACATCCGGCAGGTTAGGGCGTTAAGACGCAACATTGTCGCGTTCGCACCGAACACAGCCGAAGCGCTCAAGCGTTGGAACAGCGATCCGTCTGTCGATGCGTGGATCGTCTACAACATTTGGGCCGTTGCTCATCCTGGGATTGCGGACATAGTGCCGGTCGAGTCGCGTTACCGCCTCTATCGCGACTGCGGTGTCGTGCTGACGCAGCGCGGAACAGGGAACGCCGACGCTCATCGATTCGTGGAGTTTCTCGAGAGCCCCGAAGGTTTGCGGATTTTCCGGCAATACGGCTGGACCGACCGGTCCCAGGGGCCTCAGTGA
- a CDS encoding DUF4148 domain-containing protein, translated as MKRTTLLNRSLFAALLLSMSVSVFASPPHISPPWHPPVDMASASLPSPAEVDVNSASEKAAPAAPAQDSWTAVGTGTAVQVKTRAQVYAELVKAREAGVIPGSNSHYPASADMQERNRRQFQQAENWWRRGEQVNASAH; from the coding sequence ATGAAACGCACTACGTTACTCAATCGCTCACTCTTCGCCGCTCTGCTCCTCTCAATGTCCGTATCCGTGTTTGCCTCTCCTCCGCATATTTCGCCGCCATGGCACCCGCCTGTCGATATGGCGTCCGCATCTCTTCCGTCACCGGCAGAGGTCGATGTGAACAGTGCATCCGAGAAGGCGGCACCCGCTGCCCCAGCACAGGACTCGTGGACTGCAGTTGGCACGGGGACAGCAGTTCAAGTCAAAACTCGGGCGCAGGTCTACGCAGAGCTGGTAAAGGCGAGAGAAGCGGGCGTCATACCTGGCAGCAACTCTCACTACCCGGCCAGCGCCGACATGCAGGAGCGCAACCGCCGGCAATTCCAACAGGCCGAAAATTGGTGGCGACGAGGAGAACAGGTGAACGCCTCAGCACATTGA
- a CDS encoding malate dehydrogenase, protein MKPVKPVKRVAVTGAAGQIAYSLLFRVARGDLLGDDQPVILQLLELPQALDALRGVVMELEDCAFPLLQSVEISDDPRVAFRDVDYALLVGSRPRTKGMERRDLLAANAAIFRTQGQALNDVASRDVKVLVVGNPANTNALITRRFAPELPADAITAMIRLDHNRAVSKLAARCGVPVASVNRMVVWGNHSPTMYPDYRYAQIGQDSARALLADERWNRDVFIPEVARRGTAIIEARGASSAASAANAAIDQMRDWVYGSAGQWVSMSVPSDGSYGIPEGLMFGVPVICRNGAFERVTGLEIDALSRERIDASVRELMEEADAVDALFSAGAR, encoded by the coding sequence TTGAAACCTGTTAAGCCTGTCAAACGTGTGGCCGTTACCGGTGCGGCTGGACAGATTGCCTATTCGCTGCTGTTTCGGGTCGCACGCGGCGATCTGCTCGGCGACGACCAGCCCGTGATCCTGCAATTGCTCGAACTTCCGCAGGCACTCGATGCGCTGCGCGGCGTCGTGATGGAGCTTGAAGATTGCGCGTTTCCGCTGCTGCAATCGGTCGAGATCAGCGATGACCCGCGCGTCGCGTTCCGCGATGTCGACTATGCGCTGCTGGTGGGCTCGCGTCCCCGTACGAAAGGCATGGAGCGGCGCGATCTGCTCGCCGCGAACGCGGCCATCTTCCGCACCCAGGGACAGGCGCTCAACGATGTCGCAAGCCGCGACGTGAAGGTGCTCGTCGTCGGCAACCCCGCGAACACGAACGCGCTGATTACCCGCCGCTTCGCGCCTGAACTGCCGGCTGACGCGATCACGGCGATGATCCGGCTCGATCACAATCGCGCCGTATCGAAGCTGGCTGCGCGCTGTGGCGTGCCCGTCGCATCGGTGAACCGCATGGTCGTATGGGGCAACCACTCACCGACGATGTACCCCGATTACCGCTACGCGCAGATCGGTCAAGACTCGGCACGCGCGCTGCTTGCCGACGAGCGCTGGAACCGTGACGTATTCATCCCCGAAGTGGCGCGGCGAGGCACGGCAATCATCGAAGCGCGCGGCGCGTCATCGGCCGCCTCGGCGGCGAATGCGGCCATCGACCAGATGCGGGACTGGGTGTATGGAAGCGCCGGCCAATGGGTGTCGATGAGCGTGCCTTCGGACGGTTCCTACGGGATTCCGGAAGGTCTGATGTTCGGCGTGCCTGTCATCTGCCGCAACGGGGCGTTCGAGCGGGTGACCGGGCTCGAGATCGATGCGCTTTCGCGCGAGCGTATCGATGCTTCGGTGCGGGAATTGATGGAAGAGGCCGATGCCGTCGACGCATTGTTCTCGGCCGGGGCGAGGTGA
- a CDS encoding TDT family transporter, with the protein MTRNRYVRTPGAAVQGLTDRIRQFTPNWFAVTMGNGIVFLMLNALPVHFSGQRTFAEALWCVDIVLYAVFAAMFAARCVFYPETIRPLLHHPLQSMFLGALPMGLAPIINGIVLFAGHDSGAATLAFELWCIDAVAAVVVAVGVPYLMFTEQSHAFERLSAVLLLPIVAPEVAASSAATLAPHLDVATARFAIGAGYALWAISVPLAFSVLTIVFFRLLIHKLPHRDLAPSSWLTLGPIGTGALGLLTLGQAAPLAFAGTPLASVALLARDLGVLGGLLLWGAGLWWLLTAIFFTLRYRAEGLPFNLGWWGFTFPLGVFTLATLGLYRVTGFAGFAAIGFALAMLLGGLWLVVLSKTLRALAGGQLFHAPCLVPAH; encoded by the coding sequence ATGACCAGGAACCGATATGTGCGCACGCCTGGTGCGGCGGTGCAAGGCTTGACAGACAGGATTCGCCAGTTCACGCCGAACTGGTTCGCAGTGACGATGGGCAACGGGATCGTGTTCCTCATGCTCAACGCGCTACCCGTACATTTCAGCGGACAAAGGACATTCGCCGAGGCGCTGTGGTGTGTGGATATCGTGCTCTATGCCGTGTTTGCGGCGATGTTCGCGGCCCGCTGCGTTTTCTATCCGGAAACGATCAGGCCGCTGCTGCACCATCCGCTGCAGTCGATGTTCCTCGGCGCCCTGCCGATGGGCCTAGCTCCGATCATCAACGGCATCGTACTGTTCGCCGGTCACGATTCCGGCGCAGCTACGCTCGCTTTCGAACTTTGGTGCATCGACGCAGTGGCGGCGGTCGTCGTCGCGGTCGGCGTACCGTATCTGATGTTCACCGAGCAGAGCCATGCATTCGAGCGTCTGAGCGCGGTGCTCCTGCTGCCGATCGTCGCGCCCGAAGTGGCGGCGTCGAGCGCTGCCACGCTTGCGCCGCATCTGGACGTGGCAACGGCTCGCTTCGCGATTGGTGCGGGCTATGCGCTGTGGGCGATCTCCGTGCCGCTCGCGTTTTCCGTGCTGACCATCGTGTTTTTCCGGCTTCTCATTCACAAGCTGCCGCATCGCGACCTAGCTCCGTCGAGCTGGCTGACGCTGGGTCCGATCGGCACTGGCGCACTGGGGCTCCTCACGCTTGGCCAGGCGGCACCTCTCGCGTTTGCCGGCACTCCGCTCGCGAGCGTCGCACTCCTCGCACGTGACCTCGGCGTGCTCGGAGGGCTGCTGCTCTGGGGTGCGGGCCTTTGGTGGCTCCTTACCGCCATCTTCTTCACGCTGCGCTATCGCGCCGAGGGGCTGCCGTTCAACCTCGGCTGGTGGGGATTCACGTTCCCGCTCGGCGTCTTCACGCTCGCCACGCTGGGGCTTTATCGGGTGACGGGATTTGCCGGCTTCGCCGCGATCGGCTTCGCGCTTGCGATGCTGCTGGGCGGGCTATGGCTGGTGGTGCTGTCGAAAACGCTGCGTGCACTCGCGGGTGGCCAACTGTTCCATGCGCCGTGCCTTGTCCCGGCGCACTAG
- a CDS encoding LysR family transcriptional regulator — MNFTHLAAFFAVVETGSVTGASERLHVSQPALTREIRELEDRLGVPLFDRLPRGMQPTEAGRLLADHAAQIFGLADAAEIAVGEFAGLTRGHLGLATSRTIGAYLLPTVLDEFHRLYPGIDVEVAVTNTEHVEETVLAHQRQIGLIEGPYDDGAFDSILIGRDELIAVAAPSHPLARVRRLTAAKVAEAGLILREPGSGTRTAVEQAHAKHAIELAPKLSVGSPEAIKRLVRLGHAVSWVSRHAVGEEIASGALVQLPVADLKIERNLNMIWRKARSLSPSARAFQTLACQMWEAV; from the coding sequence ATGAACTTTACGCATCTGGCTGCTTTCTTCGCAGTGGTGGAAACGGGTAGCGTCACCGGTGCGTCGGAACGACTGCACGTCAGCCAGCCCGCACTCACCCGGGAAATCCGCGAACTCGAGGACCGTTTGGGCGTACCGTTGTTCGACCGTTTGCCGCGCGGCATGCAGCCCACGGAAGCGGGCCGATTGCTTGCAGACCATGCGGCGCAGATTTTCGGTCTCGCCGACGCGGCGGAGATCGCGGTTGGCGAATTTGCCGGACTGACACGCGGACATCTCGGGCTCGCGACCAGCCGCACGATCGGCGCTTACCTGCTGCCGACCGTGCTCGACGAATTCCACCGCCTCTATCCAGGCATCGACGTCGAGGTGGCCGTCACGAACACCGAGCACGTCGAAGAGACCGTACTCGCTCACCAGCGCCAGATCGGGCTCATCGAGGGGCCATATGACGACGGTGCCTTCGACTCAATCTTGATCGGCCGCGACGAACTGATTGCGGTGGCCGCTCCTTCGCACCCGCTTGCGCGCGTGCGCCGGTTGACGGCGGCCAAGGTGGCTGAAGCCGGCCTGATACTGCGCGAACCCGGCTCGGGAACGCGCACGGCCGTCGAACAGGCACATGCAAAGCATGCGATCGAGTTGGCGCCGAAGTTGTCGGTCGGCAGTCCCGAGGCCATCAAACGACTCGTGCGGCTCGGACACGCCGTTTCCTGGGTCTCACGCCACGCGGTCGGCGAAGAAATCGCATCGGGTGCGCTCGTGCAGTTGCCCGTCGCGGACCTGAAGATCGAGCGCAACCTGAACATGATTTGGCGCAAGGCGCGAAGTCTGAGCCCCAGCGCTCGAGCGTTCCAGACGCTCGCCTGCCAGATGTGGGAGGCGGTTTAA
- a CDS encoding TolC family protein: MPFTIGTPPCWRAALRVRSLVAALAFLSVAVHAQEVPVTLDAAIQAATDNSAAIGAAQASVRASSEASVKAGQLPEPALSAGIDDLPINGSQRFTIGQNILTMRRIGIEQEWVSRDKRQLRSNLADEEVSRERAGYLGQLANVRQQTAVAWLNAIYAKQTVSLQQALLDHMNHELAATQASYKGAKATAADVVQAQSMLAQTQDQLLKARQTFQTALISLSRWTTAPVADVAGDPPAPESYVSSLPPDQLRQVQPTLVAAAKEITVADADTAVADSNRSPNWTWNVSYLRGGDASNFVSVGVRIPLPLNRKNIEDRDVAEKGELATKARLMYQDALLQVQADIRAESATLASGRERIANLTQSLLPAADQRVQLAAAAYKAGTGSLADTFAARRAQIDAELQVLDLKREVSQTWAQLEYQVVPATMADVQ, from the coding sequence ATGCCTTTCACTATCGGCACGCCACCATGCTGGCGTGCAGCACTGCGCGTGCGTTCACTTGTCGCCGCGTTGGCCTTCCTAAGCGTTGCCGTACACGCACAGGAAGTTCCCGTCACACTTGATGCGGCAATACAGGCTGCGACCGACAACTCTGCCGCCATTGGCGCGGCGCAGGCGTCGGTACGCGCGAGCTCGGAGGCTTCCGTCAAAGCAGGTCAACTGCCGGAGCCGGCGCTGTCGGCAGGCATTGACGATTTGCCCATCAACGGATCGCAGAGATTCACGATTGGCCAGAACATCTTGACGATGCGCCGCATTGGCATCGAGCAGGAATGGGTGTCCCGCGACAAGCGGCAACTGCGCTCGAACTTGGCGGACGAAGAGGTGAGCCGGGAACGCGCTGGATACCTGGGACAGCTGGCGAACGTTCGCCAGCAAACAGCCGTCGCCTGGCTGAATGCGATTTACGCGAAGCAAACCGTCTCGCTGCAGCAGGCACTGCTGGACCACATGAACCACGAACTCGCCGCGACGCAGGCTTCATATAAAGGCGCTAAGGCGACGGCCGCCGACGTGGTGCAAGCACAGTCGATGCTGGCCCAGACGCAAGACCAGCTGCTCAAGGCCCGACAGACCTTCCAAACCGCGCTGATCAGCCTGTCTCGCTGGACGACGGCGCCTGTCGCCGATGTGGCGGGCGACCCGCCCGCGCCCGAATCCTACGTGTCCTCTTTGCCGCCGGATCAACTGCGGCAAGTCCAGCCGACCCTCGTTGCAGCTGCCAAGGAGATCACCGTGGCCGATGCGGATACGGCGGTGGCCGACAGCAACCGCAGCCCGAACTGGACCTGGAACGTCTCTTACCTGCGGGGCGGCGACGCCTCGAATTTTGTATCAGTCGGGGTGCGCATTCCGCTTCCGCTCAACCGCAAAAATATCGAGGACCGTGACGTCGCCGAAAAAGGCGAACTGGCCACCAAGGCCCGCTTGATGTACCAAGACGCGCTTCTGCAGGTGCAAGCCGATATCCGCGCGGAGTCGGCAACGCTCGCGAGCGGTCGCGAACGCATTGCCAATCTGACCCAGTCGCTGTTGCCGGCGGCGGACCAGCGCGTACAACTTGCGGCCGCCGCGTACAAGGCCGGCACCGGATCGCTTGCCGACACGTTCGCGGCACGCCGCGCGCAAATCGACGCCGAGCTGCAAGTGCTCGACCTCAAGCGTGAGGTCTCTCAGACGTGGGCGCAGCTCGAATACCAGGTCGTGCCCGCCACGATGGCCGACGTTCAGTGA
- the cueR gene encoding Cu(I)-responsive transcriptional regulator, producing the protein MNIGQAASASGVSAKMIRYYESIDLIQVAGRSEGGYRIYGQDDVHVLRFIHQSRTLGFPIEQIRLLLALWRDQHRASAQVKAIAAQHIAELDTRIAELVEMRDTLAHLARHCAGDQRPSCPILDEIARGDGPKLARRESRKLKTATLQADD; encoded by the coding sequence ATGAACATAGGACAAGCAGCAAGCGCCTCCGGCGTCTCCGCCAAAATGATCCGCTACTACGAGAGCATTGACCTGATACAGGTCGCCGGGCGGAGCGAGGGCGGATATCGGATTTATGGGCAGGATGACGTGCACGTATTGCGCTTCATACACCAGTCGCGCACGCTGGGATTCCCCATCGAGCAGATCCGCCTCCTGCTCGCGCTCTGGCGGGATCAGCACCGTGCGAGCGCTCAGGTCAAGGCGATCGCCGCACAACACATCGCTGAGCTCGATACGCGGATTGCGGAACTGGTTGAGATGCGAGACACGCTTGCGCATCTCGCGCGACATTGCGCGGGCGATCAGCGGCCGTCGTGCCCTATTCTGGATGAGATAGCCCGCGGTGATGGACCAAAGCTGGCGCGTCGAGAGTCACGTAAGCTGAAGACCGCCACATTGCAAGCGGACGACTGA
- a CDS encoding DUF2933 domain-containing protein, with protein sequence MKCTKTMLTTGAVILAALVLAYAALPQFRTLVLNAGPFLLFLLCPLSMMFMMNGMNSNRDRQAPSSDAPHDRLPQIESRPKE encoded by the coding sequence ATGAAATGCACGAAAACGATGCTTACCACGGGTGCCGTCATATTGGCCGCCCTGGTGCTTGCCTACGCGGCGCTGCCCCAGTTCCGAACGCTTGTGCTGAACGCGGGGCCGTTCCTGCTGTTCCTGCTGTGTCCACTGTCGATGATGTTCATGATGAACGGCATGAATTCGAACAGGGATCGTCAGGCCCCTTCCTCCGATGCGCCGCATGACCGCTTGCCCCAGATAGAGTCGCGTCCGAAGGAATGA
- a CDS encoding DUF4148 domain-containing protein, with product MKLTTLLNRSVIATLLLSASLTAFAGGGSRAPVYPYASSTSNIERVSANAAPTVAFEADANAVAGGNAATGKTRAQVRAELLQAQEAGLVPIHTNDYPPSAETIARNRVRFHQVEQAWQARGQATVADR from the coding sequence ATGAAACTCACCACTCTGCTGAACCGTTCAGTTATCGCGACGCTGCTTCTTTCTGCATCCCTCACGGCCTTCGCCGGCGGCGGTTCCCGCGCCCCCGTCTATCCCTATGCTTCGAGCACTTCGAACATCGAGCGCGTTTCGGCGAATGCCGCACCGACAGTCGCGTTCGAGGCCGATGCCAACGCCGTCGCTGGCGGGAACGCCGCTACCGGCAAGACTCGGGCACAGGTCCGCGCGGAGCTGCTTCAGGCCCAGGAAGCCGGCTTGGTACCCATTCACACGAACGATTACCCGCCCAGCGCCGAGACGATCGCCCGTAACCGAGTCCGCTTCCATCAGGTCGAGCAGGCGTGGCAGGCGCGCGGACAGGCGACCGTAGCGGACCGGTAA